A stretch of DNA from Triticum dicoccoides isolate Atlit2015 ecotype Zavitan chromosome 2A, WEW_v2.0, whole genome shotgun sequence:
TAGGTTTGTGATGACACTCTCCGCATCCTTCTTTTTGATGCTCCTGTTTTCTGGTAGAGAAAAGGGGAAACCCCCACAACAAAAATTAACCAATAGTGTGCGAAAAGTCATATATGCATCCAAAGAATTTGGAAATACAACAACAAAATATAATAGAAAAAAAAAGTAGGAGCACCACCATTTGTTGTGGCGAAGAATTGTTttcgacaaccataaggattttttgTAATAACTATTATTACAAAGTCTATAAAGATATTAAGAAGGCAATTAACATACAAATTTGAAACAGCTTGCAGTCTAATGTGCAAAATATCAGATAACGAAGCAATGAGGTGCAGGTATACAGGTTAATAATGAGGTTAGAAGACTACATACGGTTAAATTCCCTAGTGTGAAGTGAGAAAGATCTGATGCACAATATTACTATCTTTGAGAAAATAGCAGTAGAGACCATGGGTATAGATATACATATCCAAGATGCATGGATGTAGTACATGTATTGAAAAGGAGGGAGTACCTGTTGTGAGTATCAAACTGTCAACGACATGAACAGAGATGGATGATGGGCTGCTGTTGTTAACTTTCTTCGGCAATGAAGCATCACTCTTAGCAGCAGCCACCGAGGAAGTAGCATGTACTGTTTGCTTCCTGTAGCCAGATGTGCCTGCCGCCATCTTGTACAGGTAGCTCCTGCAGCAGATATGTTGCTATCTCACTATCTGCTGGGATAAGATGGAGAAGATCGCTAGGATCTCTATGTTCGTCCACCCAGTCTGGCACCCGCACCTCCTTACCTGGTTGTAGCCTTGTCCGCACTTGTTGTCTTGTCGCCGACGGCGTGAGAGTACACCATGGTGTACACCTAGCCGTGATGCAGCATCGCCAATCGCTGGCAGCCAGACTTGCCACAGGGAGCGCAACAACTCATGCTCCCCTCCTCCAGCGTGTGGTTTTAGTCCTGTATATTCCAGAATTGGTACTCCACCAAGTCGCATGTCGAGTCGTACCGATCCACATAACGGTGGCAGATCATTGTCGGCAGCACCACGGCACCATCATGGAGCAGGTTGGCTTGATTGTTTGCGGACATGGTCATGCACGATGCTTTCGCATAGTTCCTTCAGCGAGAAGGCTGGCTTGGCTGACCTGAACGATCGATATTTGCAGATTAATTTAACTAATAATCCCAATAGATCATGGAGAAAAAAGAGGAGGACCTAGCACCAATCTGATAGAAATCGAGAGGACGTCAACATGACAACAGTAAGAGAAAGAAGTTAGACATCATACTATAGAGAGAAAATAGGCAAGGGAGGATGCACTGCCCGTGGCGGCTCGATCCTAGAGCAAGTCTAGTAGAAATCAAAAGGAGGAGAAATCATGACATGGAGAGAAATAAGAGAGAGATCGAGAACAGATTGATAATGATACTGCTCCGGACTCCTGGTGTGGATGATTATGGTGATAGGAATCGTTTTTTTACAGGGTGAAAGGAGTCATATCAACTATTTAACTTTCATCCAAAGGTAAATAGTGATTTAACTATGAGGATTAATCTGGTGGCTCCTATGGTGCCTCCAGTTAGTAAAaataagatataagatataagaaGGTTCATGGGATCCACATATTTCTTTTTCCGTTATTGATTGGTCTTCTCCTTGCTGCTCTGTGTGCTCGGTTTTTGTAAACACCAACAAATTCGTAGTTACCACATAAATCATCATCTGCTTGATAACAAAAAATCTTCACTATTTATAATGAATAAATGTAGCATGATATTATATATCGCAATTGTGTTTTCATGAAAAGAGCACACTTTTTATTCTCTGATTGTAAAAATTGAAGGCTCTTTCTTTTAGTTTCACACATCTGATACACACCTAAACTTTTATCGTCAAATTCGAGCTTGGCATAGAACTGAAAATAGTCTGAAAATTTAGGCCTTGCACTGCACATAATCATACAGAACCAATCTAGGCACAGTAAATCGTTGAAGAAAATTCACTACATTAACTGAAGAAAAATTGGCTCCACTGCTATGGTAATCCTGCTAGTACTTCTTAATAGAAAAACACAAATTATGGAATAAGCACATAATCATGAAGCTTATTCTGCTATAAGATTTATCCTTAAGAGGTCTTAATATTCGGATCTCACAAGTGGGAAAAACTCCTAGCACAATGATGTATGGATGAAAGAAACATCAACCTTAGCATTATCCAAATAATAATCATGGGAGGAACATACAAAAATAAATAAGCTCTGGCAGGAATCGACCAAACCTGAGGAATCGATCTGGTTGCTAGATATCCTCGGCTTTTAGAGTAGCACTCATACTGGATGATTGAATCAACCATCATGTGTGTGCTAGTAGCTTGCGCTTGAGCATCTTGTCATATCTTTGTTAGTCGTCATTGCCGGAGGCATGTGAGCATCTATGACAACAACATAAATAGAGCTTGGAAAATATGAAATATGCACTGCTTAAATGATCGAAGAGATGTTGACAGTGGGTATGAATTTCTGTAATTTTGTTAAGAACCTTTTGAGTTGAACATAGTAATCACGTTCAAAGTTTTTTGCATGACCCAATAGCAGCTTTTTTCAAACCATACATCATAATTAGGAAATCTGAACTTCTGATGTGACCAAGGGAGAACCTGTTTCCTCCTTGACGATCTTTGACACaaccttcactacaagaaatatgtcaatttatgaccttctgtcagtgaccctcgaagaattggtcataaatttatgaccattttagaccaattggtcaaaagctgttcagggggcttcaaaccctaaaccattgcgaccattttggtcagaaaggtcgtaatttccttacacgaaatggtcacaaagcaaacagtgctagtccgctgccttatttctagttgttaatgaccaatatagatggtcatagccttgtagattgtggtgggttgtgatgactaggcgccatctcatcagttttgcctatgtgtcatgtccatgtggcagtttttgccctaggttgtgaagcaacctatatttctatcattcccaaaattcccaaaaaaatctcataaattctttgggtcatatcttcatcaaatatgtaaaaatccttccttgcctagtttaaaactaattcaacaatattcattttcctattatgttcacaacaacactttatgaaggaagtgctatttatatattcttgattgccctacgaatttttgggcactctttcctttccaaatcattaccgcatgacaaaattcagctccatttgcctagcaaatcttcctcggcaaatttccaaagtttttgtccacctagaagcattgtgaaggaagtaccttttttatatctctaaatgacatgaaatttatacagtttcttcatatgcccaaattatcaccctcctccaaattgcagctcagtcaaatcatctatgcgagcccaggttcaatttatattttatggccaaattggcatgttgcaaagcaagtgttatatagacccctcctattaccctcaaacttttcgggcactcttccatacccaaatcattgccacatgataatattcagctcaattttcctagtaaatctttctcgggaaatttcgaaagtttctacctcgagagaagctttgtgaagtaagtactagctaggcttacccagatgatctgaaaattgaccagcgcatgaccatacctaagtaacttacctagaCCAATTTTGagatcatttcattcatccaatctctctcactagttttcccaagtttttgtccatagaagagcattgtgcaggaagtactactttggcatgtccaaatggtatcaattttctgcaatgctttcctatgcccaaataaccatcctccacaaaatttccgctcaatccattcattattttgagcccagcttcaacattcatatttttgtccaacgtggtactttgcaaagcaagtaccacctaggatcctccttttgagctaaaaatttgtgaagacattctccttagtagatgatcatcctcagccaaaattcGCTCCCATtgtccatgtgcatttcccgtaccgctaatcaaacacttggctgctaattcatgtttgagcatctatCGGTcttctcgtgagaatcttatgttgtaattttcttcctagcaccaacctggggagtgcccaacccactagacatgcctaagccgcccagaacacatggcaacattacggtcacgcggtgaccacgcgacgggcatgcgagtttacgcgctctagagttggggccctcggccaccgcccaaaccacgacgtatcgccaccaaaccatgtatttatgattaaataggtccttatgtaactagaaatgatttttggaaaaaataaatagcaaactatgaggtagctgcagttcaaatttgacccgcttccagctgaatcggcagaaatttgtctttttcacgagaggtggatcaaaaatttttacacccaaccatttcgtcaattgtgcattgaatatgtcctagtattttataaaattgatttgatccaattttgcaacaattatttggtagttccttcacaaaaaaacctcctttcgggcactcggaaaatgaaaaatggttttttcgtccaaagaaaatgaaaacatccttaggcaacattgtttgccattccaatatgcacccatatgcacaatatgagatcatttgaacaaactatgccacgaatgtggccataagattgatcatttggcttgaaagccatgaatcttcaaagatgatagctcatttctgagaacagttttttaaaataattgccgtattacaagtttgttatttttctttggAACTTGGCCATAtatagtgacacaatgcgaaggtttcccaattttttgattttttttgaatattttatgcccgtttcaaaatgcagtcaaaacggcgggcttcaccgttcctagctagtggttgaatcttggaaaacttttggtgtttctctgattaaatagatacttatgtacctataaatgattttttaaaaaaataaatagcaaactatgaggcaactgcagttcaaatttgacccgcttccagctgaatcggcggaaatttgtctttttcacgagaggtagatcaaaactttttacacccaaccattttgtcaattgtgcattaaatatgccctagtattttagaaaattgatttggtccaattttgcaacaattatttggtagttccttcacaaaaaacctccttttgggcactcgaaaaatggaaaatggttttttcgtccaacgaaaatgaaaacttccttaggcaacattgtttgccattccaatatgcacccttgtgtacaatatgagatcatttgaacaaactatgccatgaatgtggccataagattgatcatttggcttgaaagccattgatctccacacgtgataactcgtttctgagaatacttttttaaaataattgtcgtattacaagtttgttatttttcctgggaacttggccacatataatgacacaatgcgaaggttttccaatttttcgattttttttgaattttttatgcccgtttcaaaatgcggtcaaaacggcgggtttgaccgttcctagctagtggttgaatcttggaaattttttgatgtttctctgattaaatagatacttatgtatctagaaatgattttttgaaaaaataaagagcaaactacaaggcaggtaCAGttgaaatttgacccgcttcctactgaatcagcgAGAATTTGTCTTTTCACCGGAGGTGGATCAAGGCATTTGACACCtaatcatttggtcaattgtgaataaaatatggcctagtattttataaaattgatttggtccaattttgcaacaattatttgggatgtccttcacaaaaaaccctccttttgggcactcgaaaaatgaaaaatggttttttcgtccaaagaaaatgaaaacttccttaggcaacattgtttgccattccaatatgcacccttgtgcacaataggagatcatttgaacaaactatgccatgaatgtgggcatagaattgatcatttggcttgaaagccatgaatcttcacgcatgatagctcatttctgataacacttttttaaaagaattgccgtattacaagtttattatttttcctggtaacttggtcatatataatgacacaatgcgaaggttttccaattttttgatttttcttcaattttttatgcccgtttcaaaatgcggtcaaaacggcgggaatgaccgttcctagctagtggttgaatcttggaatttttttggtgtttctctgattaaatagatacttatgtacctagaaatgatttttggaaaaaataaagagcaaactacaaggcagctacagttcaaatttgacccacttccatctgaatcggcggaagtttgtctttttcaccagaggtggatcaaaacttttgacacccaaccatttggtcaattgtgcattaaatatgtcctagtattttataaaattgatttggtacaattttgcaacaattatttgggaggtccttcacaaaaaaccctccttttaggcactcgaaaaatggaaaatggttttttcgtccaaagaaaatgaaaccttccttaggcaacattgtttgccattccaatatgcacccttgtgcacaaaaggagatgattttttgaatttttcatgtgaAAAAGTAGAAAAAAAGAATGCTCAAGGATTCTTTTTTGAAACATAAATTGTCTTTTTGATGAGAGGTGAATCAATAACATTTTACATTTTAAGATTTGGTCAATTGTACATAAAATGTTGTCTTATAGTTTTGGAAAATGGTGTGGTGCCATTTTGAAAGAAATATTTGGTAGATTCTTCACAAAAAAGAATTTTGTCACTCCGAAAATAGAAAATGATTTTCCCCCCTaaaaactcatttctcataacACTTTTTAAAGATATTTGTTTTATTCCAATTCCAAGTTTGTTAGTTTTACTAAAAAACTAGGTCACATTTGCTGACACAATGAGaatgtttttatttttttgaattctcatatcataaaactgtttatatgattcaacatcttatTTTTAATTGATtaagaccaatttagatggtcataacgtgTACTGGGCTCTGATTGGTCCATGAGCATGTCACGCGGATCATGGCTTCAGCGCCGTCGGATGCTCCTCTCCAGATCCAGATTCGACGGCAGCCCTTTCTCCCTCACCCCCTCTTTGTCTGAAAAAAAGGAAACTCCCTCCCGCACGCGAACCCTAGCGTCGTCTCCCTCTCCAGATCCAGAtctgccacccctctccctctcccctcgccgcctcgcctcccctctccctctcccctcgtcgCCTCGCCTCCCCTTGCCGCCNNNNNNNNNNNNNNNNNNNNNNNNNNNNNNNNNNNNNNNNNNNNNNNNNNNNNNNNNNNNNNNNNNNNNNNNNNNNNNNNNNNNNNNNNNNNNNNNNNNNNNNNNNNNNNNNNNNNNNNNNNNNNNNNNNNNNNNNNNNNNNNNNNNNNNNNNNNNNNNNNNNNNNNNNNNNNNNNNNNNNNNNNNNNNNNNNNNNNNNNNNNNNNNNNNNNNNNNNNNNNNNTCCCATGCCCCCATCCCGTCGAAACCCTAAGCGGCGGCAGGAGCCATGGTGAAGAGACGCACGGGGCAGCGCGTCAGGCTCTATGTCCGGGGCAccatcctcggcttcaagaggtgagCAGCCCCGTTCTTGGCCATGCTCTCGCCGGATCTAGCGATTCATTTCATGGTGAGATTGGGCGGCGCGCTGATGGCGATGTGGGGGTTGATCTGCAGGTCGAAGTCGAACCAGTACGAGAGCACGTCGCTGGTGCAGGTCGAGGGGGTGAACACCAAGGAGGACATGGCATGGTACGGTGTCGCCGCGACGGAAGAAGCCTCCTCCGCTCGGCTCTGCTCGCCGGTACGGACTCCCCCAACCCCTTCCTCCCGCCCTGGCCGGCCGGCCGAGGTTCCGATCGGATCCCCTCTCGCGCTTCAGGGAGACGGCGCGAGAAGCTCTTCGGTCAAGCTTAGCTGTCAAGGATTGATTTATGGATGATTCCTTTGGGAACCTTGTTTAAGTTACAGTCTTGACACAGTAGCTCTTACTCTACCTGTGTGGCAATCATATTGTGTTTGAATGTAGCATAGTATCTGATTATGGTGTTTTTTTAGGTATTTATCTTCAGAAAAGGGATGTGTACAGTATTAGTATTTCCAGGAATCTGATTATGACACCCTGCTATCATGCCCCCCTAAAACACATGAATTTGTATTACCTTTCCCCCTTCGTGGTTACTGGTTTTCGACTTAAGGACACACATGCGTTAGTCGTTAGTATTCACGTTTTATTTCTTTTTGCAGGATAGTTAGTATTCACTTTGCTGTTCTGCTTTATACCTCTGGTTAGTCTACTTACTGTTTCTGGACTTGAGGGCACACTTTTGTTGTGTGGTGGTATTTTACTTTTCTGTTTGGTTTTATACCTGtccatggtgtatatatgaatgtccTGAAATCAAATAACCTTCATAGCATAGGAAATTGGTAGTTTAGCTCATATAGATGATCTTATAGTGAACAGCTTCAGTTGTTTGATGGATGTTGCTGCCGTTTATCACTGCATCTATGTTCATTCAGTATTAGTAGCTCCTTGGATCTGTGCCCATGCATTGTATGCTCTTCTTTCCATATATGTACTGCATTTCTATATGGCATTGAGCTTACCCTCTGCTGTCCTGTTTCCATGGCGCGTGCAAACTGTGCAGTGCTGCTGTGGCTCCTGGTGGCGGTGAGCGTGAAGCTGGGGCGGCGCCACATCGCCCACAACACGGTGGAGCTGATGGAGAGGCGTCTGGCCAAGGACGACTTCCCCGAGTACTACAACGGCAAGACGGGGCGGTACATCGGGAAGCAGTCAAGCAAGTTCCAGACATGGTTGGTGGCGAGCTACCTGGTGGCCAAGATGCTCCTGGACGACCCCTCCAACCTCCGCGCCGTCTCCCTGGAGGACGACGGCCACACCCGAGCAGCATCTAAAGTTAGCATCTGCTGCACTATCGCTGATGATGTTTGTTTAAGGCTGTTGCTTTGCTCTGTGTGATTTTACTCTAGCATGTGTGTTGCATTTTGTCCTGCGCCTTGAGAATGACTAGGATTTATGTTATAGAATTCCAAGTGTAGTCGCAATATATAACATGCCTAAAGTATATGGACTTGTGCAGTGTGTCCATCGAGAGTAGATAGACTATTTCTTTCATGATTTATCTATATATGCTGCTCTTATATGCAAGTACCGATCGAGTACGGACGTGGTACTAGTAGCGACACTGTGCCCGCAATCAATGCACGCTTTCCATCATGTTTGGTCGTTGGTTGTTCGATCGGTGACTTGGTTTACTTCTTCTGTATTACTCCTGTTATACTAGATAGGAAGCTATTAACTTATTTATTTTTACAGGAAGCTAACTTGTTCATGCGAATAGATAGGCATTGGCATCATACATGGCTTGACTTCGTTCCTTATCAAATGAACCAAACATGATTCAGTTTCAGAAACTCGACTCAACATATCAGCAGGAACAGTACAACATTTCCAAAGTATCCCCCCAGTTTTTGGGTCAATAGtggagtaggagtaggagtagcCCACGCTAGTGGTGTTCACGTAGCATTTCTTACCTTTTATCAAATTTGCATcacatatttgttatatatatcagAATGATTAAGAATCTTAATATTTGACTGTTTTCAGTCATCTTGCAGTTTCTGGGACGAGCGGGAGCATGAAGTGCTTTGGCTGTTCGGCAACTCCGAGTGACCACGGTACAGGGCAGGTGCCATGGCGGCAGGTACTTGTGTGGTGAGAAGCAACCTCcacctgatcatcaggaaaggcagCAAGCATGAGTATTAGTATTTCTGTGACGCTGATGCTCATTGTTGTTGTTGCCCTTTTTAGCTGAAACCCACAAATACAGTTAGAATTTGCCTTGAGATATCTATGTGTGAGTGTCAATACAACTTCTTCAAGGGAATTATCCAGGCCTAACTTATGTGGATGTAGATGCATATTACTACTACTCAATAACCTTCATCTAGTCACCGTTACTGTATGATTAATTCAGAACTAGGATTTTGTTTAAGTAGCTACTGAATCTGCTTGCTTGGTTATGGCAGACATACATGTCTTACAAATTCGTTATTCTTGTTTGAAGCTGAGCTAGGCTACTGCAGTTCCAGCAAAAAACAGGGGAGCCGCTCTTTTTGTTCCTCACTAATAAATTCTTGTTTGAATGCATATCCTGGGGGTGGTGAAGCTGGGAGCCTTTCCTCCCCATAAAAATACTTTGCTCTTCATCATGAGCAATGCCCTTATATAATTAGCTGCTAGGAGTGTTTATATACTTGATCACCACACCTCTACTATTCTAGTTACTTTTGCTTTCTTCTCTGTAGTTGTCCAGGGCATAACAGTTTTATGTGTGGCTTGTTATTTTGTTACCAGCCTACTTTCTTGTGCTCctggtcgagtcttgtggagaagCAGGGCGAATCGGGTATCATCTCACTTGTGCCTCTGTGGTAAGAATAGAACACCACTCTCGCTTGATGTGCATGTATTAGTACAAAAAAGCATTCTTACATGGTGATTGTTAGCGACACAACAATTATCTTGCAACATAGCTTGCCAAATTGCTTGCTTGCTTACTATATAACCTGTACTGCTAAACATGTTATCCTACTCCATGATGTTGTATCATTTGCAAATACTCCTGGACATCAGCTCCCATTAGCTATAATCTGTACCTCTAAAAGAGGAGTATAAACTGGACTAATCTATACTCTATTATGCTTGAGACTTGATCCAAGCCGTATTAATTGTTGCTAGTGATGTTATTATCTACTCTAGTGGCTGATGAATTTGAACCTGCCATACCATGTGGAATGACTGATGCATCTCTACCCGAATACCATGTGTAATGATTGTTATTTTTGCATCATTTAAACATTTTTTTCTGATATATAGTTTCTCACTCATGATTGATCTACTGCAGGTGAATGAGGTTTTCAAATGTTGGAAGGAGGAGGACAATAGGAACTTCTGTTATGTCTTAGCATCtaaatttttgttttaattttcttTGTTGTAGAATAGTTTTGTTTGGCAGTTACTATTTCTGGGATGTAAAGATATCTTAGATATGTATTGCTGGAATGAATGGTTGTAATATAATAACATTGCATGTTGCCCAAGATAGCTTGTGGTGTGATGTGTGGTAATGTCAATGGCATAATAACTTTTTTTGGATTGTATCAATTTTTTCGGAACTGGGCTAGGCCCGGGTTATATTGGACAATTATTTTTGAGGGAAAATAATGAGAGGCCCAACAAAGAAATGGCCCAGAAAAATACATGATCAAAAAGAAAATATGCTGTTAAAAGGGCCACACAAAGAAATCaataaggctgaattgttgggccaggcccatgtagctagagaaaattaatagagaaaatatacagtaaaaaggccgaattgttgggctcggcccatgtagaaaaccgaattggaccgggctgaatcttgtgccacatcagcttgccacgctggatgcctacgtggcctggggaggttgctagtgaccaaaacagaaggtcataggatcaacgaccttttgttaaaggtcgctatagtcagtttacgacgcccagcttttgaccttatgtttttggtcacaaaaaggtcataaatggaaatttgtgaccattcagtgaccaatagtggtggtcataagttgacatatttcttgtagtgcttgtTGGCGTGGGGATTCCCAAAGTTGACCGCCTGTGCGCACAAAATCCCTCCTTGTGGAGTCATGGTATACCCTCTGCACGCAGTCCCTGCCTTATCTCTAGCAATCTGGCGATTAACACTCCCTGCTTTTTCACCATCTCTACGACACTCTCTCCGAATAGGCTTCGGCATGACGTACACCTGAGTCCGTGCTGATACTCTCGCGCCTGATTCCAGCCAAGCATTAGATTCTGCCACGCCATCATATTATCTTAGTCATCCTGAATAGCCTGCATCGATAGGAGAGCCCATCTCCAAAATCGCTTCATCAGGGGCACTTCGGGCCGGCAGCGCATTGGCGCTCGAACGAACGGCAATCGGAGGCGGCGTGTCATGCTTGCGCGTGGGGAAGTCGCCGAGGGAGCAATGTTTTTTTAGATACCGAGGGAGTTGTTCGTGGGGATATATTTGGGAGAAAATTACGGGATTCTATTTGCGGATAGCTATGTGATGTCCCACATTTGAAGAGGGTCCGATTTTTCCAGTGTTTTTTAATTTGTTTTTGGTTTTCTATATACAAATTAAAGATCGTCTACGTGCAGATCTCTCACCATTTTTCTGAGGGGAATCGTAGGTAGACCAATTGGGGGAGGGTGCGTGGGATAGGAGACTCCCCCTTTTTTTAAAAGTGGAGGCACATGCTTTCCTTCCTAATTTTGTGGCAATAGGTGGAGGCTTTCCTTTTTTGCTTGCACGTGAGGATTTCCTTTTTCTTCTTACATGAGCCTTTGCTTGTTTTGGGTAACTACCATTGGACGTGGCACATGCGTTTTTATAGGATTTGACAATCTACGTTACGCAAGTTTTCCTTCTATCTTGATCGTCAATTTTATAATCTAACGAtttaattaattttgatgatgtgga
This window harbors:
- the LOC119357540 gene encoding probable alkaline/neutral invertase D, with the protein product MARANCAVLLWLLVAVSVKLGRRHIAHNTVELMERRLAKDDFPEYYNGKTGRYIGKQSSKFQTWLVASYLVAKMLLDDPSNLRAVSLEDDGHTRAASKSSCSFWDEREHEVLWLFGNSE